A stretch of Brassica napus cultivar Da-Ae chromosome C6, Da-Ae, whole genome shotgun sequence DNA encodes these proteins:
- the LOC106422855 gene encoding GDSL esterase/lipase 22-like, protein MYHPDSRHINNWNEDFVKKTLFMIYIGANDYLNFTKNNPIADASAQQAFVTSVTNKLKNDISLLYASGASKFVIQTLAPLGCLPIVRQDYNTGMDQCHETLNNFAKQHNEKIGPMLNEMARTAPGFQFTVFDFYNVILRRTQRSLNYRFLVTYSSCCGVGTHNAYGCGFPNVYSKLCEYQRSYLFFDGRHNTEKAQESFGHLLFGADPNVIQPMINVRELVTYPVDEPMREFWLPTTSSASDSTSSSSHGYEFY, encoded by the exons atgtatcatccagattcaaggcatatcaaCAACTGGAACGAAGACTTCGTCAAGAAGACACTGTTTATGATATACATTGGTGCTAACGATTACTTGAACTTCACCAAGAACAACCCTATCGCCGATGCATCTGCCCAACAAGCTTTTGTCACTTCCGTGACCAACAAGTTAAAGAACGATATTAGCTTATTGTATGCATCAGGAGCTAGTAAGTTCGTTATCCAAACCCTAGCACCATTGGGTTGCTTACCAATCGTCAGACAAGATTACAACACCGGGATGGACCAATGCCATGAAACTCTTAACAATTTTGCTAAACAACACAACGAAAAAATCGGACCCATGTTGAACGAAATGGCTAGAACTGCTCCTGGTTTCCAGTTCACAGTCTTTGACTTCTACAATGTTATTCTTCGTAGGACGCAGAGGAGCTTAAACTACA GATTTTTGGTAACGTACTCATCGTGCTGCGGAGTTGGGACACACAATGCTTACGGTTGCGGTTTCCCCAACGTGTACTCGAAACTATGCGAGTACCAACGATCTTATTTATTCTTCGATGGGCGTCACAATACAGAGAAGGCACAAGAAAGTTTTGGTCATCTTCTTTTTGGAGCCGATCCAAATGTTATCCAACCGATGATTAACGTCCGTGAGCTCGTTACTTACCCAGTCGATGAACCAATGCGTGAGTTTTGGTTACCTACAACTTCGTCCGCGAGTGACTCTACCTCGTCATCAAGCCACGGTTACGAGTTCTACTGA